The DNA sequence CGATCAACTCCGGGCTCTCGGTTATGGTCGGCAACGGGATCCGGTGGTACTGGTTGTCCTGGTCAGCTGAGGTTCCTgacaaaaatatgaaaatatagCTCCTCAGTGTGTGCAAAAGGGTCGAAGGCTCCTGGCATCAATTTACAACTGTTcaacattaatttttttttttcttaagaaaaaaatgctttaaggaTATCCGCAACAAGCTTTCCTCGATGTTCAGGTGGAAGTTGATCATTTTCTGCCATATGAAATCAGCTTTTGTCTAGTCATCACAAAAAATTCTATAGTTGTGTGAAGGGAAAGCTTACCAATGACGTAAAACCACTGATCCGCGTAAATGTAGGCGGGAGCGCCCAGCAGCACACATCTGTAGTAGCCTTCATCTGCCGTCTGTGCCTGAGCCACTTTGAACTCAATCCAGCTGTTTGTCTCCGTGAAGCTCACTCTTCCTCTCAGGAAGTCGGCGGTGTAGCCTGTACTGTCCAGGAGGGTTTGACACCCGTTTGAAAACACCTTGCAGCATGACTTGACATATCCTCTGTAAAGTGGCGGGAACTCAAGTCTCAGGTAAATGTCATCAAACTCTTGTACCATCTGCAGGCCGATGCATCCGGAAACATCTGGGGAACAAATATCATTAGTCAAGAAGCAGAGAACAACAGAACATAATAAGTGTCGTGCCTCACCTAAAGAAAGAAGGATCAGAAACTGCAGCTTCATTTTAAATCTCATATCATGAGAACACTTTGGACTTTTTCCTCTTCTCGTTTGTCCTTGCAAACAGAAAAAAGCAACTTCTCCATTTAGTTTAGCTGCACAGAACGACATTGCCTTCCCATTTTAGCATTTAGACAGACTTAAAGGCGACATGGACTTTTTAGTGTCATGTGTTCAAACTCTTGTGCCTCTCAACACATTTTAAACACACATAAACGTTTTAGAAATAGTTTGGCAAATGTATGACACAGCTAAAGCAACATAAATTATTTTTCCTCCCACATACCAATTTATTTTTCCATAAAAACAAATGAAGAGACCCGTATAGGCAATATCAACCTTTTTTAATACATCTAATCTTAAGGAGAACGAAAATGTCAGTGCTTGAAATAAGGGTTTATGGCGAGAAGTGACCCCAACACACGAAGCCCAATATGTGGCGAGCGGCTCTCCAATACAAGTCCATGATGCCTTCAAAACTAATGTAAGGACCATAAAAGCAAATTAGGTGTGCTGTAATTCATCAATTTTGACTAAAGAATGTCACAGTTTTTAGTAAACATCTGGGAACTTTTTATTCATCTTGCCTAAAACGGTTCTTTTATAATTGCCCAATCATAGCAATAGGGAAGGTTGATCAAATCAGTTTAgtagaaaaaaatgacatgaatgaaaaagaaaatgtacagCTATGTGAAGAAATTATAATAGACAACTAAAAAATGATCTGTTTCTCTGATTTTACTATTTTTAATTACGAACCATTAACATAATTCTCCAAATTTAAATATGAATGTTATTtgtagaaaatgaaaaaaatgaaacatgatTAAAAGATCAAAATGCTTATTttggtcttattttttttcccccagaactGTTTCTCAAATAGATGTTACATATATAa is a window from the Syngnathus scovelli strain Florida chromosome 2, RoL_Ssco_1.2, whole genome shotgun sequence genome containing:
- the LOC125988062 gene encoding uncharacterized protein, coding for MSFCAAKLNGEVAFFCLQGQTRRGKSPKCSHDMRFKMKLQFLILLSLDVSGCIGLQMVQEFDDIYLRLEFPPLYRGYVKSCCKVFSNGCQTLLDSTGYTADFLRGRVSFTETNSWIEFKVAQAQTADEGYYRCVLLGAPAYIYADQWFYVIGTSADQDNQYHRIPLPTITESPELIGTQVAQVTSDHFISRTIWTFATLAAIIMIVVVASVIGALCFRSKTKSKHLGKCAKSPPESSKEDALETSDVIYTTVDFPSELYAMGAPDAGVVEYSVLAVHR